One Punica granatum isolate Tunisia-2019 chromosome 3, ASM765513v2, whole genome shotgun sequence genomic window carries:
- the LOC116200861 gene encoding geranylgeranyl pyrophosphate synthase, chloroplastic-like isoform X2 has translation MKSLSLRTLLFYLIGILFSYFKEALFRLGAPFKHRPPPDYSLDFKDYMARKVAAVNEALDAAKSLSLRTLFFHLIEILFSYFMKALCRLGAPFKHRPPPDYSLDFKDYMARKVAAVNEALDAAKSLSLRTLFFHLIEILCSYFMKALCRLGAPFKHRPPPDYSLDFKDYMARKVAAVNEALDAAKSLSLRTLFFYLIEILFSYFMEALCRLGAPFKHRPPPDYSLDFKDYMARKVAAVNEALDAAVPLHAPLTIHEAMRYSLLAGGKRLRPIFCIAASELVGGTQSKAMPTACALEMIHTMSLIQDDLPCMDNDDLRRGKPTNHKEIARLAGAKGIVAGQEADIRSEGISNVDLKELEFIHQHKTAALFEASVVLGAIIGGGSSKEVEKLRNFGRTAGLLFQVVDDILDVTKSTQELGKTAGKDLVAGKVTYPKLLGIDKSREYAEELVREALGQLTGFDPDKAAPLVGLINYAANRQS, from the exons aTGAAGTCACTGAGCTTGAGAACCCTCCTTTTCTACTTGATCGGGATCCTCTTTTCTTACTTCAAGGAGGCCCTTTTCCGCCTCGGAGCTCCCTTCAAGCATCGTCCACCACCCGATTACAGCCTTGACTTCAAGGACTACATGGCGCGCAAAGTGGCGGCAGTGAATGAGGCCCTGGATGCCGCAAAGTCACTGAGCTTGAGAACCCTCTTTTTCCACTTGATCGAGATCCTCTTTTCTTACTTCATGAAGGCCCTTTGCCGCCTCGGAGCTCCCTTCAAGCATCGTCCGCCACCCGACTACAGCCTTGACTTCAAGGACTACATGGCGCGCAAAGTGGCGGCAGTGAATGAGGCCCTGGATGCCGCAAAGTCACTGAGCTTGAGAACCCTCTTTTTCCACTTGATCGAGATCCTCTGTTCTTACTTCATGAAGGCCCTTTGCCGCCTCGGAGCTCCCTTCAAGCATCGTCCGCCACCCGACTACAGCCTTGACTTCAAGGACTACATGGCGCGCAAAGTGGCGGCAGTGAATGAGGCCCTGGATGCCGCAAAGTCACTGAGCTTGAGAACCCTCTTTTTCTACTTGATCGAGATCCTCTTTTCTTACTTCATGGAGGCCCTTTGCCGCCTCGGAGCTCCCTTCAAGCATCGTCCGCCACCCGACTACAGCCTTGACTTCAAGGACTACATGGCACGCAAAGTGGCAGCAGTGAATGAGGCCCTGGATGCTGCGGTCCCCCTGCATGCCCCACTCACGATCCACGAGGCGATGCGGTACTCCTTGCTTGCAGGTGGGAAGCGCCTGCGACCCATCTTCTGCATTGCTGCCAGTGAGCTCGTGGGTGGGACACAATCCAAGGCCATGCCCACTGCCTGCGCCCTCGAGATGATCCACACTATGTCTCTCATCCAGGACGACCTGCCCTGTATGGACAACGATGACCTGCGTCGAGGGAAGCCCACCAACCACAAG GAAATCGCAAGATTGGCTGGAGCAAAGGGCATCGTGGCGGGCCAAGAGGCGGATATAAGATCTGAAGGAATTTCCAATGTGGATCTGAAGGAGCTTGAGTTCATCCACCAGCACAAGACTGCAGCCCTTTTCGAGGCATCAGTAGTTCTTGGGGCAATCATAGGAGGTGGTTCCAGCAAGGAGGTTGAGAAACTGAGAAACTTTGGCAGGACCGCTGGGTTGCTGTTCCAGGTGGTGGACGACATCTTGGACGTGACGAAGTCGACCCAGGAGCTGGGGAAAACTGCGGGGAAGGACTTGGTGGCTGGCAAAGTCACCTACCCGAAATTGTTGGGGATTGATAAGTCGAGGGAGTATGCCGAGGAGTTGGTGCGTGAAGCGTTGGGACAGTTGACGGGGTTCGATCCTGACAAGGCAGCTCCACTGGTCGGTCTGATAAATTACGCTGCCAATAGGCAGAGCTGA
- the LOC116200861 gene encoding geranylgeranyl pyrophosphate synthase, chloroplastic-like isoform X3 yields MKSLSLRTLLFYLIGILFSYFKEALFRLGAPFKHRPPPDYSLDFKDYMARKVAAVNEALDAAKSLSLRTLFFHLIEILFSYFMKALCRLGAPFKHRPPPDYSLDFKDYMARKVAAVNEALDAAKSLSLRTLFFHLIEILCSYFMKALCRLGAPFKHRPPPDYSLDFKDYMARKVAAVNEALDAAVPLHAPLTIHEAMRYSLLAGGKRLRPIFCIAASELVGGTQSKAMPTACALEMIHTMSLIQDDLPCMDNDDLRRGKPTNHKVYGEAIAILTSDSLLALAIEHCTEKANGMNPILIVRAIQEIARLAGAKGIVAGQEADIRSEGISNVDLKELEFIHQHKTAALFEASVVLGAIIGGGSSKEVEKLRNFGRTAGLLFQVVDDILDVTKSTQELGKTAGKDLVAGKVTYPKLLGIDKSREYAEELVREALGQLTGFDPDKAAPLVGLINYAANRQS; encoded by the exons aTGAAGTCACTGAGCTTGAGAACCCTCCTTTTCTACTTGATCGGGATCCTCTTTTCTTACTTCAAGGAGGCCCTTTTCCGCCTCGGAGCTCCCTTCAAGCATCGTCCACCACCCGATTACAGCCTTGACTTCAAGGACTACATGGCGCGCAAAGTGGCGGCAGTGAATGAGGCCCTGGATGCCGCAAAGTCACTGAGCTTGAGAACCCTCTTTTTCCACTTGATCGAGATCCTCTTTTCTTACTTCATGAAGGCCCTTTGCCGCCTCGGAGCTCCCTTCAAGCATCGTCCGCCACCCGACTACAGCCTTGACTTCAAGGACTACATGGCGCGCAAAGTGGCGGCAGTGAATGAGGCCCTGGATGCCGCAAAGTCACTGAGCTTGAGAACCCTCTTTTTCCACTTGATCGAGATCCTCTGTTCTTACTTCATGAAGGCCCTTTGCCGCCTCGGAGCTCCCTTCAAGCATCGTCCGCCACCCGACTACAGCCTTGACTTCAAGGACTAC ATGGCACGCAAAGTGGCAGCAGTGAATGAGGCCCTGGATGCTGCGGTCCCCCTGCATGCCCCACTCACGATCCACGAGGCGATGCGGTACTCCTTGCTTGCAGGTGGGAAGCGCCTGCGACCCATCTTCTGCATTGCTGCCAGTGAGCTCGTGGGTGGGACACAATCCAAGGCCATGCCCACTGCCTGCGCCCTCGAGATGATCCACACTATGTCTCTCATCCAGGACGACCTGCCCTGTATGGACAACGATGACCTGCGTCGAGGGAAGCCCACCAACCACAAG GTCTACGGGGAAGCAATTGCGATTTTGACCTCTGATAGCCTTTTAGCATTGGCAATTGAGCATTGCACCGAAAAAGCAAATGGTATGAATCCCATACTAATTGTCCGAGCAATCCAGGAAATCGCAAGATTGGCTGGAGCAAAGGGCATCGTGGCGGGCCAAGAGGCGGATATAAGATCTGAAGGAATTTCCAATGTGGATCTGAAGGAGCTTGAGTTCATCCACCAGCACAAGACTGCAGCCCTTTTCGAGGCATCAGTAGTTCTTGGGGCAATCATAGGAGGTGGTTCCAGCAAGGAGGTTGAGAAACTGAGAAACTTTGGCAGGACCGCTGGGTTGCTGTTCCAGGTGGTGGACGACATCTTGGACGTGACGAAGTCGACCCAGGAGCTGGGGAAAACTGCGGGGAAGGACTTGGTGGCTGGCAAAGTCACCTACCCGAAATTGTTGGGGATTGATAAGTCGAGGGAGTATGCCGAGGAGTTGGTGCGTGAAGCGTTGGGACAGTTGACGGGGTTCGATCCTGACAAGGCAGCTCCACTGGTCGGTCTGATAAATTACGCTGCCAATAGGCAGAGCTGA
- the LOC116200861 gene encoding geranylgeranyl pyrophosphate synthase, chloroplastic-like isoform X1, which produces MKSLSLRTLLFYLIGILFSYFKEALFRLGAPFKHRPPPDYSLDFKDYMARKVAAVNEALDAAKSLSLRTLFFHLIEILFSYFMKALCRLGAPFKHRPPPDYSLDFKDYMARKVAAVNEALDAAKSLSLRTLFFHLIEILCSYFMKALCRLGAPFKHRPPPDYSLDFKDYMARKVAAVNEALDAAKSLSLRTLFFYLIEILFSYFMEALCRLGAPFKHRPPPDYSLDFKDYMARKVAAVNEALDAAVPLHAPLTIHEAMRYSLLAGGKRLRPIFCIAASELVGGTQSKAMPTACALEMIHTMSLIQDDLPCMDNDDLRRGKPTNHKVYGEAIAILTSDSLLALAIEHCTEKANGMNPILIVRAIQEIARLAGAKGIVAGQEADIRSEGISNVDLKELEFIHQHKTAALFEASVVLGAIIGGGSSKEVEKLRNFGRTAGLLFQVVDDILDVTKSTQELGKTAGKDLVAGKVTYPKLLGIDKSREYAEELVREALGQLTGFDPDKAAPLVGLINYAANRQS; this is translated from the exons aTGAAGTCACTGAGCTTGAGAACCCTCCTTTTCTACTTGATCGGGATCCTCTTTTCTTACTTCAAGGAGGCCCTTTTCCGCCTCGGAGCTCCCTTCAAGCATCGTCCACCACCCGATTACAGCCTTGACTTCAAGGACTACATGGCGCGCAAAGTGGCGGCAGTGAATGAGGCCCTGGATGCCGCAAAGTCACTGAGCTTGAGAACCCTCTTTTTCCACTTGATCGAGATCCTCTTTTCTTACTTCATGAAGGCCCTTTGCCGCCTCGGAGCTCCCTTCAAGCATCGTCCGCCACCCGACTACAGCCTTGACTTCAAGGACTACATGGCGCGCAAAGTGGCGGCAGTGAATGAGGCCCTGGATGCCGCAAAGTCACTGAGCTTGAGAACCCTCTTTTTCCACTTGATCGAGATCCTCTGTTCTTACTTCATGAAGGCCCTTTGCCGCCTCGGAGCTCCCTTCAAGCATCGTCCGCCACCCGACTACAGCCTTGACTTCAAGGACTACATGGCGCGCAAAGTGGCGGCAGTGAATGAGGCCCTGGATGCCGCAAAGTCACTGAGCTTGAGAACCCTCTTTTTCTACTTGATCGAGATCCTCTTTTCTTACTTCATGGAGGCCCTTTGCCGCCTCGGAGCTCCCTTCAAGCATCGTCCGCCACCCGACTACAGCCTTGACTTCAAGGACTACATGGCACGCAAAGTGGCAGCAGTGAATGAGGCCCTGGATGCTGCGGTCCCCCTGCATGCCCCACTCACGATCCACGAGGCGATGCGGTACTCCTTGCTTGCAGGTGGGAAGCGCCTGCGACCCATCTTCTGCATTGCTGCCAGTGAGCTCGTGGGTGGGACACAATCCAAGGCCATGCCCACTGCCTGCGCCCTCGAGATGATCCACACTATGTCTCTCATCCAGGACGACCTGCCCTGTATGGACAACGATGACCTGCGTCGAGGGAAGCCCACCAACCACAAG GTCTACGGGGAAGCAATTGCGATTTTGACCTCTGATAGCCTTTTAGCATTGGCAATTGAGCATTGCACCGAAAAAGCAAATGGTATGAATCCCATACTAATTGTCCGAGCAATCCAGGAAATCGCAAGATTGGCTGGAGCAAAGGGCATCGTGGCGGGCCAAGAGGCGGATATAAGATCTGAAGGAATTTCCAATGTGGATCTGAAGGAGCTTGAGTTCATCCACCAGCACAAGACTGCAGCCCTTTTCGAGGCATCAGTAGTTCTTGGGGCAATCATAGGAGGTGGTTCCAGCAAGGAGGTTGAGAAACTGAGAAACTTTGGCAGGACCGCTGGGTTGCTGTTCCAGGTGGTGGACGACATCTTGGACGTGACGAAGTCGACCCAGGAGCTGGGGAAAACTGCGGGGAAGGACTTGGTGGCTGGCAAAGTCACCTACCCGAAATTGTTGGGGATTGATAAGTCGAGGGAGTATGCCGAGGAGTTGGTGCGTGAAGCGTTGGGACAGTTGACGGGGTTCGATCCTGACAAGGCAGCTCCACTGGTCGGTCTGATAAATTACGCTGCCAATAGGCAGAGCTGA